From the Pseudoalteromonas ulvae UL12 genome, the window AGTCTGATTGCGCCATTAGCCTTAACGATTTTCGTTTGGGTATTCTTAATGAATTTAATGGACTTGATACCAGTTGATTTCTTACCTGCATTTGCTGGTTTCGTTGGTGAAACTGCATTTGGTATGGATTCACATGACGTGTACATGAAAATCGTACCGACAACTGATATCAACTTAACAGCTGCACTTGCGTTAGGTGTGTTCTTATTGATGATTGGTTATTCAATCAAGATCAAAGGAATCATGGGCTTCGTTAAAGAACTTACATTGCACCCGTTCAGCTCGAACAATAAATTAGCAATGATTTTCTTAATCCCTTGTAACTTATTACTAGAAACAATTGCACTAGTGGCTAAGCCTTTCTCGTTAGCGCTGCGTTTGTTCGGTAACTTATATGCTGGTGAGTTGATTTTCATCTTAATCGGCGCAGTTGGTTTATACCAGCTACCGTTACACTTTATTTGGGCTGTGTTCCACATCTTAGTAATCGTTCTTCAAGCATTTGTATTTATGATGCTGACGGTTGTTTACCTAAGTATGGCTAGTTCAGACAATCACTAATTTTTACTTTTAATATTTAACTTTAATTTACAATTGAAACTTTGGAGAAAAAAATGGAACAAGTATTATCAATGCCTGAAGCAATTAAGTTTATCGCAGTTGCTCTACTTATCGGTTTTGGTGCTATCGGTACTGCAATCGGCTTCGGTAACATGGGTGGTAAATTCCTAGAAGCATGTGCTCGTCAACCTGAATTAGCTCCTTCACTACAGGTTAAGATGTTCATCCTTGCTGGTCTAATCGATGCTGTTGCAATGATTGGTGTTGGTATCGCAATGGTATTGTTGTTCGTACTTTAATTTTATTTTTTGAACAGCTTACTATTTAAGGAGGAGCGGTTGTGAATTTAAACGCCACTCTTATCGGTGAATTAATTGCGTTTACGGTCTTCGTATTATTCTGTATGAAGTACGTATGGCCACCATTAAACGGTGCAATTGAAGCTCGCCAGAAGAAAATCGAAGATGGTTTAGCTGCCTCTGATAGAGCCGAAAAAGACTTAGAACTTGCGCAAAAGAAAGCTGCAGAACAGCTTAAAGAAGCAAAAGCTCAAGCGGCTGATATCATTGAACAAGCTAAAAAGCGTGCGACGCAAATTGTTGACGAAGAGACTGCTCGTGGTCACGAAGAGCGCGAAAGTATCATTGCTCAAGGTCATTCTGAAGTTGAAGCTGAACGTAACCGTGTAAGAGAAGATTTGCGTAAGCAAGTTTCTACATTGGCTATTTTAGGCGCTGAAAGAATTCTTGAGCGCGAGATTAATGAAGCCGCTCACAGTGACATCGTTGAAAAACTTGTTGCTGAGCTTTAATTAGGAGGGTCTGAGCATGTCTGAATTGACTACTATCGCTCGCCCATACGCTAAAGCGGCTTTTGAACTTGCCGTTGAAAAAGGTGCTGTAGAAAGCTGGAACGAGATGTTGTTTTTTGCTGGCCAAGTTGCCAGCAATGAGCAAGCAGCTGCTGTTCTAGCTGGCTTACCTACTGCTTCTGAACAAGCTGATGTATTCATCAAGATTTGTGCAGAGCAACTCAACGAATATGGCCAAAACCTTGTTAAAGTAATGGCTGAGAACAAACGTTTAGTCGCCTTACCTGAAGTTGCTACATTATTTGCTGAATTTAAAGCAGATTTTGATAAAGAAATTGACGTGAATGTCGTTTCTGCAACGGAATTGACTGCTAGCAAGCAGGAATCATTGGTAGCGGCACTTGAAAAACGTTTCGCACGCAAAGTTAAGCTGAATTGTAGTGTAGACGCTGCAGTTGTTGGAGGTCTTATTATTAAGGCTGGCGACACTGTCATTGATGGCTCTATTCGCGGTAAATTAAACCGCCTAGCCGTAACACTTCAATCGTAATTGGGAAGAAAGAGCATGCAACTTAATTCCACTGAAATTTCTGATCTGATCAAACAACGTATTGAACAGTTCGAAGTTGTAAGTGAAGCCCGTAACGAAGGTACAATTGTATCTGTTACAGATGGTATCATCCGCATTCACGGTCTAGCTGACTGTATGCAAGGTGAGATGATTGAGCTTCCAGGCAACCGTTTTGCTATCGCATTAAACCTTGAGCGCGACTCAGTAGGTGCGGTAGTTATGGGTCCTTATGCGGATCTAACTGAAGGCCAAAAAGTATTATCAACTGGTCGTATCTTAGAAGTGCCAGTCGGTCGTGGCTTACTAGGTCGTGTTGTTAACACACTTGGTGCTCCTATCG encodes:
- the atpB gene encoding F0F1 ATP synthase subunit A translates to MAAEEVTLSSHIQHHLTNAKMCSTDAGLAFNKACADSGFWTWHVDTLAWSIGLGLLFLWIFRSAATKSTTGVPGKFQCFIEMIVEFVGDNVRDTYHGKSSLIAPLALTIFVWVFLMNLMDLIPVDFLPAFAGFVGETAFGMDSHDVYMKIVPTTDINLTAALALGVFLLMIGYSIKIKGIMGFVKELTLHPFSSNNKLAMIFLIPCNLLLETIALVAKPFSLALRLFGNLYAGELIFILIGAVGLYQLPLHFIWAVFHILVIVLQAFVFMMLTVVYLSMASSDNH
- the atpE gene encoding F0F1 ATP synthase subunit C; its protein translation is MEQVLSMPEAIKFIAVALLIGFGAIGTAIGFGNMGGKFLEACARQPELAPSLQVKMFILAGLIDAVAMIGVGIAMVLLFVL
- the atpF gene encoding F0F1 ATP synthase subunit B encodes the protein MNLNATLIGELIAFTVFVLFCMKYVWPPLNGAIEARQKKIEDGLAASDRAEKDLELAQKKAAEQLKEAKAQAADIIEQAKKRATQIVDEETARGHEERESIIAQGHSEVEAERNRVREDLRKQVSTLAILGAERILEREINEAAHSDIVEKLVAEL
- the atpH gene encoding F0F1 ATP synthase subunit delta, translating into MSELTTIARPYAKAAFELAVEKGAVESWNEMLFFAGQVASNEQAAAVLAGLPTASEQADVFIKICAEQLNEYGQNLVKVMAENKRLVALPEVATLFAEFKADFDKEIDVNVVSATELTASKQESLVAALEKRFARKVKLNCSVDAAVVGGLIIKAGDTVIDGSIRGKLNRLAVTLQS